The stretch of DNA CGGCCACCCTGTCGATGCCCCTGTGCCGGTCCTGGCGGGCGCGACCGCCGACCACGCCGGGCACCACGGCCACGAGCCCGCGGCCGGCCCGGGCCACCACGCCCACCCCCACGGGCACGACCACGAGCATGAGCACACGCACGCACACGAGCATCCCCACGGGCACGACCATCCGCATCACCATGGGCACGAGCACGGACACCATCACGACCACACCCACCGGCACGGCCTCTTCGGCCATCACCACCACCACGACGAGCCCGGCCGACCGCTCGGCAAGCGCGGCCTGATCGGGCTCGGCATCGCCGGCGGCCTGGTCCCGAGCCCCTCCGCCCTCGTGGTCCTGCTCGGCGCGGTGGCCCTCGGCCGCACCCTCTTCGGGGCCGGCCTGGTGCTCGCCTACGGACTGGGCATGGCCGGCACCCTCACCGCCGCAGGGCTGCTGTTCGTCCGGCTCGGCGACTCGATCGCGGGAGCCGCCGACCGGCCCTTCCTGCGCGCGGTCAGCCGGATCACGCCGTACACCGCGCTGCTGACCGCCCTGCTCGTCGTCACCGTCGGCATCGGGCTGGTCGTCCGCAGCCTGCCGTCCACCCTCTGAGCGCACCGCTCCCCACCAACAGGAGGTCCCGCCCGTGCCCACCGCCAGACTCCGCCGAGCGCTACCGGCCCTCTTCCTCGCCGCTGCCGTCGCCTCGCTCTGCGCCGCATGCGGCAGCTCCGATACGGGCGGCTTCGACGCGCAGCCGGCCGCGCCCTCGCCCAGCTGCCTGGAGCACCAGCGACAGAACCCGGACAGCCGCTACACAGGTGGTCAGCAGGCCGACCCGACCTCGGTCCTGACGATGATGCGGTTCTACACGGCCAACGGCACAAAGACCTACTGCGACGGCAAGCCCGCGACCACGACGGACCAGCACTGGACGCAGCTCTACCGCAGCCTGGGCGGAGACCCCTCGCATGTGGCACACACCCCGTGACCTGAGGCGCACCCGACGCACTAGCCGTCGATGTCAAGCACCGTGCCGTACAGTCGGTCCACCGTCAGGCGGATGACCACCCGGCGCTCGGCAACGAGCTCTTCGAGGAACGCGAGTTCGTCCTCGGGCCGCTCGGCCTGCGGGATCATCCCGAGTAGCTCCCGCCCGACCTCGTCGCCGGGTACGGTCGTGCTCTCGGAGACCACCGCCTCGCCTTCGGCGACGGCGAACGACCACACGTCGCCGCCCGGCACGTGCAGCGCTGCCCGCGGATCGCGCCGCAGGTGCCCGGCTTTGACCCGGTCGGCCGTCGTCGAGAACCGTATGGTGCGGGATTCGGGATCCCAGCTGTACACCATGGTGGTCAGGTGGGGGTGGCCACTGCGCTTGACCGTGGCGAGCGTGCCGAACCGGTGCCGGCCGAGCAAGGCGGAGAGGGCTTCGTCGGACAGCGGGCGAGGTGCTGGTCGTTGAGTCATGAAGTGATCAACGCCTCTGGCCGCGCAGCAATTTCCGCCACACGCCCCGAAGATGGCGCGGAGCCACGCGGGATCCTCGGTGGCCGCCGGGCCTCTGATCGGACGTCAGGTGGAGCCGCGTCACGGCTGGTGCATCCGGTGGCCGATCGCCAGGTCGCCGAAGCCCGCGTTGCCCACGATGTTCGACACGCCCACGTTGATCACCACCGCACCCCGGGGGTCCTCGTGCGCCGCCGGGCTCCCGACCCCACCCTCGAACATTCGAGCGAACTCGATCAGCGCCCGGTGCCGTCCGGCTGCGCAGAGCCGCTCGACCAGCTCCTGCCACGGCGGGCCACCCGCTGACCGGAGCAGCGCGCCGTCCTTCGGTGGCTGGTCGTCGGCGATCCGGGCCAGTTCCAGGTACCGCCCGACCGAGGCGCCCTCGGGCCCGAGGGCCGCAGCGATCCGACCACGCAGCTCCGCCCAGGTGCCCGAGGCCCGGGCCCGGACGGCCGCCGTCTCCGCCGCCACCCCCAGCCAGTAGGTGAGGCTGCGCCGGGTCTCCGCCACGTCCGGGTGGCCGGGCCCGAGCACCCGCTCGCGGTCGGACAGCAGCTCGGCCAGCCCGGTGGCCGCCGCGAACGGATCGCCCGCCTCGCCGCGCCAGACCATCAGGTTGCTCCGGCTGGTCAGCGTCACGGGGTGGTCGGGGCCGAACACCCGGAGCTGATCGGCCCGCAGCTCCTCCATCGCGGTGATGGCGGCCGAGGCGTCCCCGGCCAGCCCCCGCCAGGTGGCCAGCCCGTTCCGGGTGGCCAGCGTCACCGGGTGGTCCGGGCCGAACACCCGCAGTTGGTCGACCAGCAGGGCCTCCAGTGCCACCACCGTCCCGGCCGCGTCCCCGAGGAAGCCCCGCCAGAGCGCGAGGTTGTTCCGGGTGGTCAGGGTGTCCGGGTGGTCCGGGCCGAGCACGCGGAGCTGGCGCGCCAGCACCTCGTCCAGCACCTCCACGGCGGTGGCCCGGTCACCGGCCTGGGCCAGCCAGACGGCCAGGTCGTTGCGGGTGGCCAGGGTCTGCGAGTGGTCGGCGCCGAGCACCCGCTCCTGGTCGGCCAGCAGCGCCTCCAGCGCCACCACCGCGCCCGCCGGATCGCCCGCACTCCCCCGGAACCTGGCCAGGCTGTGCCGGCTGAGCAGCGTGCGCGGGTGGTCCAGGCCGAGCGTCCTGGTCTGGTCCGCCACCACTCCGCTCAGCTCGGCCACGGCCCCCACCGGGTCACCCGCCTCGCCCCGCCCGACGGCCCAGCAGTAACGGACGAACAGCACGTCGGGGTGGTCCTCACCCAGCTGCGGGCCGACCGCCCGGAGCAGCCGGTCCCAGTACCGCAGCGCCCAACCGTCGAGCCGCGCCTCGCGGATGCTGCCGCCGTGCCGGACGAACAGCGGATGCAGACCGCCCCGCCAGAACCGCTCGTCGGCGACGGTGAGCAGCGCCTCGGTGTTCTCCCGCAGCGCCTGGACCAGCGCGAGGTCCTGGTCGTAGGGCGGCCACTCGTCGAGCAGGGCGTCGGCCGCCGCCAGCACCGCCGCCGTGTGCTCCTGCGCCGTCATCCGGTCCCGGGTGACCCGCTGCACCAGCTGGTGCACCCGGACGGTGCCCCGGCGGTCGCGCTCCAGCGTGACCAGGCTGAACCGGTTGAGCGTGGTCAGGGCCGACTCCGGCCCGCGCCCGCCCTCGCACTGCAGGTACTGCTGCGCCGCCGGGCCGGAGAGCACGGCCCGCGGGATGCCGCCGCCGGCGAGCATGGCGGCCATCCGCAGCAGGGCGCCGGCCCGCCCGCCGGTGAGCTCGTCGGCCCGGCGGACCGAGACCGTCCAGGTGTCGGCCACACTGGACCGCTGGCCGTCAGGGAGTGCGCCCGACTGAGGCAGCACCGACTCCAGGCGGCGGCGCGCGTCGGCCAGCAGCACCAGGTAGTCCGCACAGCTCATCGCCCCGTCGATCACGAAGGCCGCCGCCTGGGCGAGGGCCAGCGGCAGGTGGCCCAACTCCGCGGCCAGTCGGTGGAACACGGCCGGTGGATCGCTCAGGCCGTACTCGCCGAGCCGAGCGGTGAGGTACGCCACCGACTCCTCCGGCGTGAAGACCCCCATGTCCAGCACCACTCGCCCGCCGCCGGTGAGCTGCGCATCGCGCCGCCGGGTGGTGACGAGCAGTCGGCCGCCGGCCCGCTCGGGCGGCCAGAGGCCGATGAGGTCAGCGGGATCCGCGAGGTCGTCCAGCACCACCAGCCAGCTGACCTCGGTGGTGGCGAGCCAGTTGAGGAACCACCGGGCGGCCGACCGGGGCCCGCCGTCCCCCGTCCAGCCGAGTTCGGCCGCCACCTCGGCGTAGCAGCTGACCACGGCCTCGCGGTTGGTCGCGCTGCCCCAGACCAGCAGCTGCGCCTCACCCCGGTCGGCCGCCTGCTGGGCCAGCCAGGCCGCCAGCTGCGACTTCCCCACCCCGCCGATGCCGCTGATCACCAACGCCCGCGCCTGCGCCCGCGCCAACAGATCCGGACGGCTGCGGAAGCTCCCCGCGAGGTGCGGCACCACGCCGATCCGCACCGGGCGCGCGGTCTCCGACCGTCCGAGCCCGGCCGCCGGATCCGGCGGCTTGCGCAGGGTCACCGTGACGAACCCCTCCGCCGAACGCACCGTGGGCTGTCGGACGCCCTGCTTCGTGCAGTCGGCCAGCGCGGTGGGCAGGCCGCTGCCGTCGCCCTCGACCAGCCAGGTCCAGTACAGCATCCGGGCCAACTGGACGTTGCGCTTGACAGATTCGCCGATCAGGGTGTCCAACTCCACGGCCGGGGCGCCCGGCTCGATCGGGCGGCCGGTCCAGCTGCCGGGGCTGGCGATCTCCAGTCGGTCCTCGAAGATCCGGACGTGGACGTGCACGCCGTGCGCGGTGTAGTCGCGGTGGACCAGCGCATTGGCGATGAACTCCCGGACGGCGACCATCGGGTAGGGGTGGTAGGGCTGCGACCGCGCACCGTCCGGGGTCGGCCGCTCGCCCTGCCGGGTCTGCTCGGCCACGAAATCCCGGACGCGGTCGATGAGTTCGTGGACCCGGCCCTCCAGCAGCACCGTCTGCCGGCTGGCCGACTTGTCCAGGCCGTGGTAACGGCTGCACAGCACCACCGAGTTGAGCCCGCTGGGGGCCAGCTGGAGGGCGAAGAGCAGCGCCCCGGTGAAGGTCAGCGACCCGCCAGTCCAGAGCCCGGCGCGCTCCAGGAACTCCCGGGGCGTCAGGCTGCCCGGATACGCGGCGGCGGCCTCCGGCCGCAGGTTCTCCCGGAAGGCCCGCAGGCTCTCGTGGTCGAACTCGGTGAGGCCGCTCGGCGCGTCCAGGTGGTGCCCGTTGGGCGGGGTGGCCCCGGCCCGGGCGGGCGCGGTCAGGTCCGGCGGCGGTGGCACGGGCGGGAAGCGAACCCGTAACGCCGCCACCAACCCGTCCAGCGCGCCGGCCGGGTCCTCGAAGTACCGGGCCACCGCCGTGGCGGGAGCCAGCTTCCGTACGTCCGCGTCGCGGTCGATCTGCACCACGAAGAGCCAGCCCGTGCCCTTGATCTGAGCGGCGTTGGCCACCGAGGACGGCCAACCCTCGCGCACGGCTCCCCGGGTCGCGCAGAGCACCACCGGGCAGCCCTCCTCCAAGGCCCCGGTGGCCGCCTCCACCAGCGAACTGCCCACCAGGACCGTGGAGTCGGACACCACCTCGTACCCGGCGGCGCGCAGCGGCGCGGCCAGCAGCTCGGCCAGCCCGTCCTCGCCGGCGGCGGCCGCGATGTAGACCACCTGGTTCATCGTCCGGCTACCGCAGCGCGCGGTCCAGCTCTTCGACCCCGCGGGCCCAATCGGCCACCA from Kitasatospora sp. MMS16-BH015 encodes:
- a CDS encoding tetratricopeptide repeat protein; its protein translation is MNQVVYIAAAAGEDGLAELLAAPLRAAGYEVVSDSTVLVGSSLVEAATGALEEGCPVVLCATRGAVREGWPSSVANAAQIKGTGWLFVVQIDRDADVRKLAPATAVARYFEDPAGALDGLVAALRVRFPPVPPPPDLTAPARAGATPPNGHHLDAPSGLTEFDHESLRAFRENLRPEAAAAYPGSLTPREFLERAGLWTGGSLTFTGALLFALQLAPSGLNSVVLCSRYHGLDKSASRQTVLLEGRVHELIDRVRDFVAEQTRQGERPTPDGARSQPYHPYPMVAVREFIANALVHRDYTAHGVHVHVRIFEDRLEIASPGSWTGRPIEPGAPAVELDTLIGESVKRNVQLARMLYWTWLVEGDGSGLPTALADCTKQGVRQPTVRSAEGFVTVTLRKPPDPAAGLGRSETARPVRIGVVPHLAGSFRSRPDLLARAQARALVISGIGGVGKSQLAAWLAQQAADRGEAQLLVWGSATNREAVVSCYAEVAAELGWTGDGGPRSAARWFLNWLATTEVSWLVVLDDLADPADLIGLWPPERAGGRLLVTTRRRDAQLTGGGRVVLDMGVFTPEESVAYLTARLGEYGLSDPPAVFHRLAAELGHLPLALAQAAAFVIDGAMSCADYLVLLADARRRLESVLPQSGALPDGQRSSVADTWTVSVRRADELTGGRAGALLRMAAMLAGGGIPRAVLSGPAAQQYLQCEGGRGPESALTTLNRFSLVTLERDRRGTVRVHQLVQRVTRDRMTAQEHTAAVLAAADALLDEWPPYDQDLALVQALRENTEALLTVADERFWRGGLHPLFVRHGGSIREARLDGWALRYWDRLLRAVGPQLGEDHPDVLFVRYCWAVGRGEAGDPVGAVAELSGVVADQTRTLGLDHPRTLLSRHSLARFRGSAGDPAGAVVALEALLADQERVLGADHSQTLATRNDLAVWLAQAGDRATAVEVLDEVLARQLRVLGPDHPDTLTTRNNLALWRGFLGDAAGTVVALEALLVDQLRVFGPDHPVTLATRNGLATWRGLAGDASAAITAMEELRADQLRVFGPDHPVTLTSRSNLMVWRGEAGDPFAAATGLAELLSDRERVLGPGHPDVAETRRSLTYWLGVAAETAAVRARASGTWAELRGRIAAALGPEGASVGRYLELARIADDQPPKDGALLRSAGGPPWQELVERLCAAGRHRALIEFARMFEGGVGSPAAHEDPRGAVVINVGVSNIVGNAGFGDLAIGHRMHQP
- a CDS encoding TIGR03618 family F420-dependent PPOX class oxidoreductase; the protein is MTQRPAPRPLSDEALSALLGRHRFGTLATVKRSGHPHLTTMVYSWDPESRTIRFSTTADRVKAGHLRRDPRAALHVPGGDVWSFAVAEGEAVVSESTTVPGDEVGRELLGMIPQAERPEDELAFLEELVAERRVVIRLTVDRLYGTVLDIDG